In Solanum pennellii chromosome 3, SPENNV200, a single window of DNA contains:
- the LOC107015211 gene encoding aspartyl protease family protein At5g10770-like: MSIIDLCCVCSSIESFKTMSLCQYSIVFALLFVGAFGYGDNELFLPLKTLQKMHHKHNEPSCSSQKSRSENGAIILEMKHKDYCFRSRGDLNKRLQKRLLADDIRVRSIQSNIKKISSKQVEALSQTTTTTTTQIPISSGVTMQTLNYIVTVTLGGRNMTVIVDTGSDLTWVQCQPCRLCYNQPEPLFNPSISPSFQTVACNSSACLSLESATGNSGLCGANSQTCDYLVSYGDGSYTKGELGQDHLVLGITLVDNFVFGCGRNNRGLFGLASGLMGLGRSDLSLISQTSDVFGGVFSYCLPSTEAESSGSLIFGGDPSVFKNSTPISYTKMVPNPQLFSFYFLNLTGMTIGGVSVQDSSFGKSGFLIDSGTVITRLPPSIYKAVKAEFLKQFSGYPSVPGYSILDTCFDLSSYEEVNIPTIKVHFEGDAQMEVDVAGVFYFVKNDASQVCLALASLQYEGEIGIIGNFQQRNTRVIYDTKQSQVGFAKETCSFM, from the exons atgTCTATTATAGACCTTTGTTGTGTATGTTCATCTATAGAGAGCTTTAAAACAATGTCACTTTGTCAATATTCCATTGTATTTGCTCTTCTTTTTGTAGGAGCATTTGGTTATGGAGATAATGAACTATTTCTCCCactcaaaacacttcaaaagATGCATCACAAACATAATGAGCCAAGTTGTTCATCTCAAAAATCAA GGAGTGAAAATGGAGCAATAATACTGGAAATGAAGCATAAAGATTACTGCTTTAGATCAAGAGGTGACTTGAACAAAAGGCTGCAGAAGAGATTGCTAGCTGATGATATTCGAGTTCGTTCGATACAATCTAATATCAAGAAAATCAGTTCTAAACAAGTTGAGGCTTTATCACagactactactactactactactcaAATTCCTATCAGTTCAGGTGTTACAATGCAAACTCTAAATTACATTGTTACTGTGACATTAGGCGGTCGAAATATGACAGTGATTGTGGATACAGGAAGTGATCTTACTTGGGTTCAATGTCAACCTTGTAGATTGTGTTATAATCAACCAGAACCACTTTTCAACCCCTCTATTTCTCCTTCTTTTCAAACAGTTGCATGCAATTCATCGGCCTGTCTGTCTCTTGAATCTGCAACCGGGAATTCAGGATTGTGTGGGGCTAATTCACAAACTTGTGATTACCTTGTAAGTTATGGAGATGGATCGTATACGAAAGGTGAGCTTGGACAGGATCATTTGGTTCTTGGAATAACTTTGGTAGACAATTTTGTTTTTGGGTGTGGGAGGAATAATAGAGGCTTGTTTGGTTTAGCTTCAGGTCTTATGGGACTTGGAAGGAGTGATCTTTCCTTAATATCTCAAACTTCTGATGTGTTTGGAGGCGTTTTCTCCTATTGTTTGCCTTCAACTGAAGCAGAGTCCTCTGGCTCACTTATATTTGGCGGTGATCCTTCAGTTTTCAAGAACTCAACACCAATCTCTTACACTAAAATGGTTCCAAATCCACAGCTTTTTAGCTTCTATTTCCTTAACCTAACTGGAATGACTATTGGTGGGGTTTCTGTTCAAGATTCAAGTTTTGGGAAAAGTGGATTTCTCATTGATTCGGGCACGGTTATCACAAGGCTCCCACCTTCCATTTACAAAGCTGTCAAGGCTGAGTTCTTGAAACAATTTTCAGGTTACCCTTCAGTACCAGGTTATTCAATTCTTGACACTTGCTTTGATCTCTCTTCATATGAAGAAGTGAACATTCCCACCATAAAAGTACATTTCGAAGGCGATGCTCAGATGGAAGTTGATGTTGCTGGAGTTTTCTATTTTGTGAAGAATGATGCATCTCAGGTCTGTTTAGCACTGGCAAGCCTGCAATATGAAGGTGAGATTGGAATTATTGGAAATTTTCAGCAGAGAAACACAAGAGTCATATATGATACAAAACAATCACAAGTTGGATTTGCAAAAGAAACCTGCAGTTTCATGTAG